The window CCTGTTCCCCGAGCGGCGATGCAGTCCGGGCACTGCGAGTCGCAGGTGCCGGGCGCAGCACCGGGCATGCGTACTGCCAGCGCCGGGTGCCGCCGGAAGCACCGCCGTTAAGGTGCGATTGTAGGTTTCTCAACTACTTAGTGGCCTCTCCCGCGCCGCGGCGGTTTCGAGTACAATCTGGCATCGTGTTTGCCCTTGCGCTCTAGCAACGGAGAGCAAAGGAGGCACGATGGGACTGGACAACGTGATAGCATTGGGCGCAGCGATACCGGCCGGGCTGTACGATGCCCCGGTGGGCTGGCTGCCACTGCTGGTGGTGGCGGCGTTCACCGTTGGCCTGGCGGCGGTCGTAATGGGCGAGCGAGCCGTTGCGATGCTGGCGCGGCCGATGCGCCGTCCGACGGCGTTGCAACGCCCGATGCTGAACGCGGTGCGCTAGCGCAGGAGCCAGCTCTATGGCGTTTCTCGGCTTGATCATCGCCGTGCTGCTGTTCTTGCATTTCAAGCGCCGGCACCGGCGATTTCGCCTGCGCTATCGCCACGATGATCTGCATCGTGCCATAGCCGGCCACGATTGGCAGGCGGAGCGCGAGCAGTGGCGCGAGCGCGTGCGCGAAGAGCGGCGGCGCTGGCGCGCAGCCGCACGCCAGTGGAAACGCGGCAACTTCACCCCGCCCAAGCCTGATCCGGAACAGGAGGCGCTGCGCCGCGCCCGGCGGCGGGCCGCGGTCGAAGCCAGCTTCTACGTCCACCTGATGTGGTACTTGGCCGTGATGGCCTTCCTGGCCTTCATCAACCTCATGACCACGGCGTACCCGTGGTTCCTGTGGCCGGCACTGGGCTGGGGCATCGGCCTGTTCTCGCACTACATGGGGGTTTTCGGCTCACGCTTCGTCAGGGAGCGCTTCTTTGATCCGGCGGTCGAGCGCGAGGTGCGGCGCGAGAAACAAGCGATGACCACCGACAAGCAGGCATCGATCGAGGAGCTGTCGGCCACCATCGCCCACGAGATCCGCAACCCGATCGCGGCGGCCAAGAGCCTGGTACAACAAATGGGCGAGGACCCGCACTCGGTGGAAAACGTCGAGTACGCCAAGGTGGCGATTGAAGAGCTCGATCGCGTCGAGCGCCGGGTCTCGCACTTGCTCAAGTACGCCAAGGAAGAAGAGTACCGCTTCGCCCACACCAACCTCGCCGGCGTGGTCGACGCCGCCCTCACCCAGCTGCGCAGCAAGCTCGACAGCGCGCAAGTGCAGGTGGCGCGTAATTACATCGCCGGTCCGACGGTCTGGGCCGACGCCGAAAAGCTCCAGCAGGTCTTCGGCAATATCATCGACAACGCCATCGATGCGCTGGCGCCCGTGGCCGAAGGACGCCGCCTCGACCTCTTCATCGAGAACGGCACGCCCAAGACCGCCACCGTCCGCATCCGCGACAACGGTTGCGGTATCCCCGAGGCGAAACTGGCGAAGATCTTCAACCCGTTCTTCACCACCAAGGAGAAAGGCACCGGGCTGGGTATGGCCATCGCCAAGAAGATCGTCGATGCCCATCAGGGCCACATCGGCGCCGACAGCGTGGAAGGACGCGGCAGCGAGTTCAGAGTCACTCTGCCGACGCCTTAGCCGAGCCAGCGCAGCGATTACGGATCACCAACATGACAGGCCGAATCCTTATCGTCGATGATGAACGCGCCATGCAGCTGGCGCTGCGCGGCTTGCTCAGCAAGGAAGGCTACGCCGTCGAGACCGCCGGCAGCGGCGAAGAGGCGGTGCGCAAGATCGAGACCGGCGACTTCCATCTCGTCATCACCGATCTGAGCATGGATGGGATGGACGGCCTGCAAGTGCTTGAACGAGCGCGCGCCTTCGATCCGGATGTGGCGGTGGTGATGATCACCGCCTACGGCTCCGAGAAGATCGCGGTGCAGGCGATGAAGGCCGGCGCGGCGGACTACATCCCGAAACCGTTCGACAACGACGAGATCCGCGTGCTGGTGCGAAAGGTGATGGAGAACGCCTTGCTGCGGCGCGAGCACCGCCGGCTGCTGGCCCAGGTGCAAGAGCACTATGCCTTCGAGCAGATCATCGGCAAGAGCCCGGCCATGCTGCGGGTGTTCGAAACGATTCAGAAGGTGGCCGATACCGACATCACCGTGCTCATCCGCGGCGAGAGCGGCACCGGCAAGGAGCTGGTAGCCAACGCCCTCCATTTCCACAGCCCACGCCGCACCAAGGCGCTGGTCAAAGTCAACTGTGCCGCCTTCAGCCGCGAGCTGGTCGAGAGCGAGCTGTTCGGCCACGAGAAGGGGGCTTTCACCGGCGCGATCGCACGGCGCGAGGGCAAGTTCGAGGCCGCCGACGGCGGCACGCTGTTCCTCGACGAGGTCGGCGACATGCCGCTCGAAACCCAGGCCAAGCTGCTGCGCGCCATCCAGGAAAAGGAGTTCGAGCGCGTCGGCGGTAACACCGCCATCCGCGTCGACGTCCGTCTGATCGCTGCCACCAATCACGATCTCGAAGCGCTGGTGCGCGCCGGCCGCTTCCGCGAGGATCTGTACTACCGGCTCAAAGTGGTGGAGCTGGTGATCGCGCCGCTGGCCGAGCGCCGCGAGGACGTGCCCTTGCTCATCCAGCGCTTCATCACCGATGCGGCGGCACGCTTCAACCGGCCGGTGAAATCATTGAGCGCGGCCGCCCTGCGAGCGTGCCTGACCTACCCGTGGAAGGGCAACGTGCGCGAACTGAAGAGCGTGGTCGAGCAGGCGCTGCTGCTGGCCGCCGGCGACGAGATCACCGCCGCCGATCTGTTCGGCGGCACGCCCCCGAGTGCGGCCGCCGTCACTGTGGCCGCGCCCCTGCCGGCGAGCTTCCGCGACGCCAAACAACAGATAGTCCAGGACTTCGAGCGCGACTTTCTGACCCAGGCGCTGGCCCGCAACGGCGGCAACATCTCAAAGACGGCTGAGGAGATCGGCATGTACCGGCAGAACTTGCAGCAGAAGATCCGCGAACTCGGCCTCACCGTGGCCGACGACGGCGACACCCCGGCGTGACGATTGCGCGGCGGCCATCGGTGTTCTTACATAACAGGAGCGTACTATGAGATTCCTGACGCGGTTGACCAACCTGATCAGCGGGGTGCTGGGCGAATGGCTCGGTGGACGCGAGCGGCGCAATCCTGCCGCGGTCTACGAAGCCGCCATCGGCGAGCGCTCGGCGCAGTACGCCAAGCTGCGCGAGGCCGCCGCCAGCATCTTGTACCTGCGCAACAAGCTCGGCCGCCAGCTCGAAGAAGCCAGGCGCGAGCTCGCCCGCAGCGAGGGCCAGATCGAGCTGGCCCTCGATCGCGACGACGACGAGGCCGCGCTGTTTCTCATCGAGCGCAAGGAGCGCTTGACGGCTGACCTGCAGCGGATCACCAAAGAGTTGGCCGAGCTGACCACCGAAGCCGAGAGCGCCAAGCGCAATCTCGTGGCCTTCCATAGCGACATCCAGAGCCTGCGCGAAGAGAAGACCCGCATGCTGGCGCGACTCGCCAACGCCCAGGCCCGGCTGCGTTTGCAGCGCGCCCTCAACGGCGTGGCCGGCCTGACCCCCGACGCCGACATCCAGGCACTGGAAGCCGTGCGCGAGTACATCGAGCGCACCATCGGCGCGATCACCGGCGCTGACGCTAGCGGCGACGGCGGGCTCGATGCCCGCCTCGATCAGATCCGCAGCGAGCAAGCGCTGCACGCGGCGCGGGCGCAGCTCGAGGAGCGCAAACGCAGCCGCCGCCGGTTGCTGCCGCTGATCCTGCCCAAAGGCGCCAGCGTGGTCGCCGGTTGAGCTGGCAGGCAAACAGCAATAGGAGGAGCGTATGTTCATGTTTGGTTTCGTCTGTGGCGTCGCCGCGGCCACCTGGTTCATCCTCTACCGCAACGGCGACCTGCTGCTTCGTCTCGGCGGCCAAATCCGCGACGTCGCCCGCCGCTATCGCGAATGGGAGGAGTCGGGCCGGTTCTAGCAGCGCTTGACTGCGCCTCCCGCTTTCGACTACAGGGCACGTCGCGTTTGGCGGCACAATAACGCTGATCGGCGGCGCAACCGATCGGTGGAGGGGAGGCAAGCGCTGGGACGGTTACTGAGATACTACGGCTCGCTGCTGGCGGTGGTCGCCGTCCCGGCCGCTTCCGGCTGCGGCGGTAGTACGCCGCCCGCGAACACGCCGACCGTCACGCCTAGCCTGACCGCCAGCGCCACGCTCACCTATACGCCAACCGCCACCGCGACGGCGACCGCAACCGCTACCCCCACCGCTTCGCCGACAGCGACCGAAATCGCGCCGGTCGAGTGGGCGACTTATGGCCAGAACCAGCTGCGAACTTTCTTCAACGCCGCCGAGCGGCGCATCACCAAGGCCAACGTCGCCACCATGCGGCCGAAGTGGCAGTACTTGACCGGCGCCATCATCACCGCGTCGCCCACGGTCGCTTACGTCGACGTGCCGATCGAAGGTCGGATCAAGGTCAGCTTCGTCGCCTCGTGGGACGGTAACTTCTACGCCCTGCGGGCCGACAACGGCTCAAAGCTGTGGCATTACACGATGAAGCCGCACCCCGGCGGCTCTTTTCCCTACGCCTCCTCCGCCGAGGTCACGACCGTGGCAGGCGAGCAGCGGGTCTACGTCGGGGGCGGCATGACCGTTTACTGCTTCGCCGCCGCTACCGGCGAGCTGCGCTGGAGCTTTGACGCCGGCACTGGCTGCACCACCTGTGATCTTCACACCGAACGCAACGAAATCGAAACTTCACCGACGGTGGTGGGCGGACTCGTCTACTTCGCGATGGACGTGAATGACGCCGCCCCCGGCAAAGGCGGCATGTACGCGGTTGACGCCAACGATGGCCATCTCGTTTGGTACTTCGATGTCACTACCGGCGCCACCTGCCGCCCCTGGCCGACCGACGTGGTGTACCGCTTCGATGGCTACCACACGCAAGCGGAGCTCGGGCTGCCGGAGGACTTCTTCGCCACGCGCCCGGGCTGCGACTTCGACCGCACCGGCATCGCCTGCGGCAACACCTGGTCGTCATTCGCGGTCGATGCCGCACGCCGCCTGATCTTCACTGCCACCAGCAACTGCGATACCGACAACGACCCCGGCACGCCCGAGCCGCCGCCGCCGATGCCGCCCTACGACGAGGCGCTGGTGGCGCTCACGTTCGACGGGGTGCCGGCATGGGTGTGGCGGCCGCGTGAAGTCGACAACGCCGACCTCGCTTTCGGCGGC of the Deltaproteobacteria bacterium genome contains:
- a CDS encoding 2TM domain-containing protein gives rise to the protein MAFLGLIIAVLLFLHFKRRHRRFRLRYRHDDLHRAIAGHDWQAEREQWRERVREERRRWRAAARQWKRGNFTPPKPDPEQEALRRARRRAAVEASFYVHLMWYLAVMAFLAFINLMTTAYPWFLWPALGWGIGLFSHYMGVFGSRFVRERFFDPAVEREVRREKQAMTTDKQASIEELSATIAHEIRNPIAAAKSLVQQMGEDPHSVENVEYAKVAIEELDRVERRVSHLLKYAKEEEYRFAHTNLAGVVDAALTQLRSKLDSAQVQVARNYIAGPTVWADAEKLQQVFGNIIDNAIDALAPVAEGRRLDLFIENGTPKTATVRIRDNGCGIPEAKLAKIFNPFFTTKEKGTGLGMAIAKKIVDAHQGHIGADSVEGRGSEFRVTLPTP
- a CDS encoding PQQ-binding-like beta-propeller repeat protein, translating into MEGRQALGRLLRYYGSLLAVVAVPAASGCGGSTPPANTPTVTPSLTASATLTYTPTATATATATATPTASPTATEIAPVEWATYGQNQLRTFFNAAERRITKANVATMRPKWQYLTGAIITASPTVAYVDVPIEGRIKVSFVASWDGNFYALRADNGSKLWHYTMKPHPGGSFPYASSAEVTTVAGEQRVYVGGGMTVYCFAAATGELRWSFDAGTGCTTCDLHTERNEIETSPTVVGGLVYFAMDVNDAAPGKGGMYAVDANDGHLVWYFDVTTGATCRPWPTDVVYRFDGYHTQAELGLPEDFFATRPGCDFDRTGIACGNTWSSFAVDAARRLIFTATSNCDTDNDPGTPEPPPPMPPYDEALVALTFDGVPAWVWRPREVDNADLAFGGVPNLFAVELGGTTREVIGIGNKDGTYYLLDRDGMNELTGRIEPYWQTRVVEGGPIGGIIASAAVGDGKVFFSTAIGESLSRPQLPAAWALGWSDGALAWSNSAAPPSYAPTTAIPGVVFMGGLVSSLYAYDADTGEQLQAFSVNNQVASAATIVEGEFFTGAGVGARTGSHDSLAYQNSLIPSVVSAFCLPDAGDCPSALCNDGDPCTYDFHGVGGCQSEPAPDGLPCQADSQPGRCESGVCRAAATPTVTASATPIVTERSVQ
- a CDS encoding PspA/IM30 family protein; the protein is MRFLTRLTNLISGVLGEWLGGRERRNPAAVYEAAIGERSAQYAKLREAAASILYLRNKLGRQLEEARRELARSEGQIELALDRDDDEAALFLIERKERLTADLQRITKELAELTTEAESAKRNLVAFHSDIQSLREEKTRMLARLANAQARLRLQRALNGVAGLTPDADIQALEAVREYIERTIGAITGADASGDGGLDARLDQIRSEQALHAARAQLEERKRSRRRLLPLILPKGASVVAG
- a CDS encoding sigma-54-dependent Fis family transcriptional regulator, producing the protein MTGRILIVDDERAMQLALRGLLSKEGYAVETAGSGEEAVRKIETGDFHLVITDLSMDGMDGLQVLERARAFDPDVAVVMITAYGSEKIAVQAMKAGAADYIPKPFDNDEIRVLVRKVMENALLRREHRRLLAQVQEHYAFEQIIGKSPAMLRVFETIQKVADTDITVLIRGESGTGKELVANALHFHSPRRTKALVKVNCAAFSRELVESELFGHEKGAFTGAIARREGKFEAADGGTLFLDEVGDMPLETQAKLLRAIQEKEFERVGGNTAIRVDVRLIAATNHDLEALVRAGRFREDLYYRLKVVELVIAPLAERREDVPLLIQRFITDAAARFNRPVKSLSAAALRACLTYPWKGNVRELKSVVEQALLLAAGDEITAADLFGGTPPSAAAVTVAAPLPASFRDAKQQIVQDFERDFLTQALARNGGNISKTAEEIGMYRQNLQQKIRELGLTVADDGDTPA